The sequence below is a genomic window from Cicer arietinum cultivar CDC Frontier isolate Library 1 chromosome 6, Cicar.CDCFrontier_v2.0, whole genome shotgun sequence.
AAAAATTTGTACTATTAAGAGGGCAGCTTCGAAAGGTTCAACAACTATGCTTAAACCTCGAATGGTTGGTGAAAAACATTATGAACACACGTTGTTAAAGAAACTTCAAAATGTCTATAGCTATTCTTGAGTTGGATGAATTGTATGAAGAGGATCACACTTAACTGTAGCAAGAGGACAAAAAATTGAACATTTCTTAACACAGCCTTATTCAATAAATGTCGGTTTAATAAGACTAAATAAATGTTGGTCTTCCCAATCAAGctttttatttgaagaaaaatttcaataaataactttaaatatATGTGTATCAATCTCAATCAAATTGTTTGGAATTTAGAAGCAGAGGAAATTATTTTATCTACTATTAGGAAATTATTTTATCTACTAATAGTAGACTAGTAATAAAAACTATATtagattttcaaaaaatttacatttaattatattgtgaatatattttttacgaGAAAAACAAGATAAGAGTAGACATAACATAtagtatagtaaaaaaaaacgtAGTATAAGATTAGTGaaaattactaatattgtcggtgaaaatcttcaataaaatttatgtatagtATCTGAATTGAGAAATTTCGAAAATAAACTCAAGTTACATAAATGTAAGCAAAAGATATAACTACCTTAACAAAACCAAAGAAAAGCCAATAAGGTAAGAGAAAGGGAATATTATGACTCATAGAAAGAAGAAAGGAATAGTCAGAATTTAAGAGTGAAATGAATCAAGTATAGTAAGTAGTGTTGTGTGAGTACTGATCAacctattgctattgctattgctattgcttcTGATCCTCATctaaggaaaagaaaagaaaagaaaagaaaagaaaagaaaaagcaatgcaatgcaatgcaaagCAAAGCAGCCCCATCAAAAGCTTTTTAGTACTTCACGCCTCTTGCTGTTCAAAGAAACCTATCACTTCGATGAGATGGGATTGGACGTATCTATGATCTGACAAACTCTTTCAATcattcttactttttttttcttttttcttttttcttttctaattcAAACATATCTGCCCGTCAATTTCTTACGCTTTCTTTTTTTAATGGgtaattattttcatcaataaatatatattctttatacTTACGGAAATATTAGTTCAATAATCCAAaagataaaaattttatttgaaattataaggACTGATACTCGATAATTAGATGAAATGTTATATGTAACAAAAATTTGTACTATTAAGAGGGCAGCTTCGAAAGGTTCAACAACTATGCTTAAACCTCGAATGGTTGGTGAAAAACATTATGAACACACGTTGTTAAAGAAACTTCAAAATGTCTATAGCTATTCTTGAGTTGGATGAATTGTATGAAGAGGATCACACTTAACTGTAGCAAGAGGACAAAAAATTGAACATTTCTTAACACAGCCTTATTCAATAAATGTCGGTTTAATAAGACTAAATAAATGTTGGTCTTCCCAATCAAGctttttatttgaagaaaaatttcaataaataactttaaatatATGTGTATCAATCTCAATCAAATTGTTTGGAATTTAGAAGCAGAGGAAATTATTTTATCTACTATTAGGAAATTATTTTATCTACTAATAGTAGACTAGTAATAAAAACTATATtagattttcaaaaaatttacatttaattatattgtgaatatattttttacgaGAAAAACAAGATAAGAGTAGACATAACATAtagtatagtaaaaaaaaacgtAGTATAAGATTAGTGaaaattactaatattgtcggtgaaaatcttcaataaaatttatgtatagtATCTGAATTGAGAAATTTCGAAAATAAACTCAAGTTACATAAATGTAAGCAAAAGATATAACTATATCTGGGAACCTAAATTGAAAAGTATATAGTGAACATATTAAGTAACGATggtgtaacttttttaatactttgttttatttaagattttccATGCTGTGTATAATATATAGCCTTTATTTTCTTGCTAGAGTTGTCATCCACATCACATGATGATGAAATATATGTGTATAGAATGGATTGTAGTGGTACTTCCCATTGATGGCCTTTTTTGTCGCTTTGCGGGTGAATAACATGCGTTTTGAACATGAACAACCAcgacaagaagaaaaaacataTCACGTACTATacatgtattttttcttttctttttcttacttAAGTTGACTTGTTTTGGGATTAAAGGTGTATAAATCTCGGATACACATCTTACATGTCtctcttaaatttttattttttctatttattcttTTTCCTCTAATTACCATAATTTGGTTGTAGATAGATTATTACAgtatgttattaatttgataaatctCGATATGTCTCGTTAACTCAtcctaatttataaataattagtcAGGTATTACCTTTACACAAAAATGTGGATGGAAACATGGCTCAGCTTGGTTTACCCAAGGTCACTTGTTTCATCTTTTAGTTAGAGAGATCATATGTTTTCAAAAATTACCATTAGATAgacaaatatattgtttttcagTAATATTATGCCTAAGTTGTTGTTTAATATGtgttcttttataaattatgtaatGATGCAAGAAACATTTATATGTATAtcttttgatgtgttttgtGTTTTTCACACGAGTGGAATGAAGTGATTCTATTCATGCATGAAAtcattttttaagataattacACATAATGTAAAATCTTGTTTGCATAATTTTGTAACTATTTGGtacaaactcaattttgttTTGTATGGACTTACTTTTGACACAAAATTTTATGGAGgttaaaaatcaaattgaatCTAAAAATAATCTGGTGTAATTTTatgatcaaatatatacatcaaTTGCACGACCTAATTTGTCATTCATACACCTTTAGTTTGGATTTAGATTAGTATTTAACTCAAAACTCTAACAacaattgataatattattatgaattataaattataaattataaattaatgattCTCTTAGTCTTTACGACTAACACAATGATTTGATTAATATAATCTTGATAAAAATAAGAGGAAAAAACATAtcttaaaaactttatttattaaaaaatattaattaaattattgtctCAATCATAAAATAGATAGTTAATTTATacttctaaaatatattattaaaatttaaaatatcattggATAATATTGATATGCATTATAATATAATGCATGACAAgaacaataatataatatactaaGATCGTGTATTTTTGTACTGGCAAGCATATATGGAGTTGAGTTGCACTTTGATCAATGGTCTCTCTTTTGCAAATATGTCCTTCCTTCCAACCTCGGCCTTGACAAAACAACACTGAAATGATAGATGCATTCAGCACAAATCCACTtacctttcttttcttttttctcacaAACCAAGGAccattatcataaaaaaataatatatattttcttattgaatatgtaatataattttatattattatttaacatgAATTAATCATCTTAGAAATATGAACCAATCGTTTTACTATATGTATGCAAGTTGTAATGTTTttgttctaaaaaaattaagtgcATTTACATTTAGCATAAGAGTGATTTCAGTCTTTATATATATCCATGACTTGTCCCCACACTCATTACCAATTGAAGGGCAGTTTGTAAATCACGTCCTTTGTTCCATTTCTAGTTGATCTCTTCTCCCAAACCTCCAATAATATTTCTAGCTATACCTATCTCCATATCCCACTGAAAATGAGGAACACAAACAAACCTTCTCAGCTGTTGTGATTCTTTATCCTTCCAAAAACCACCTTTTTCATCCTTTTAGGTGCTTCCTTAAAACCGTTTTTTTCCACAAACTTTTCCATTCCACCAAAACAATGCATCACATTCATTTCctttatcattaaaaccaagtCTACTACTCCCtagtattaaaaaaacaacaaccgaacttatatatacataaataatcaTATGGAAGGTTTTCACCCTTCaatgaatatgaatatgaatatgaacATGAACATGAATATGAACCCTTCTTTTTCTTACACATTCCCCATCACTAGTGGCACCCCCAACATCACTACTAACACCACCACTTCCATTGCTACAAATTACAACACTACTACTCCATGGATGAACAGTAGAATATGGAGTAAGCTTCCACAAAGACTACTTGATCGCATCATAGCATTCCTTCCACCACCTGCATTCTTCAGAGCACGTTCTGTTTGCAAGAGATTCTACTCTCTTCTCTTTTCCAATACTTTCCTCGAACTTTACCTTCAAGTTTCACCTCCTTCTCACTGGTTCTTGTTCTTCAAACACAAAACCAAAAAAACTAACATCtacaaaaacaacaataatGTCACAACCACCACTACTACTACTACTGCTAGTACTAATGATTCCTTTGAATGTTACCTCTTTGATCCCAAAGAAATGTCATGGTACCGAATTTCCTCTGCTTTAATACCCTGTGGTTTTTCaccatcttcttcatcttctggtTTACTCTGTTGGGTTTCTGATGAATCAGGTCCAAAAACAATGCTTTTAAACAACCCTTTACTCGGTTCAATAACTCAGTTACCAGCAACTTTGATTCCAAGACTCTTCCCTTCAATTGGATTAACCATTACACCAAGTTCCATTGATGTAACTGTTGCAGGTGATGACATGATATCACCATATGCAGTTAAAAATCTAACATCAGAGAGTTTCCACATTGATGCAAGTGGATTTTACTCCATATGGGGAACAAACTCATGTTTACCAAGATTATGCAGTCTTGAATCAGGTAGAATGGTTTATTCACAAGGGAAATTTTACTGCATGAATTGTAGTCCTTTTAGTGTTTTATGTTATGATgtgagtttgaacacatggttcAAGATTCAAGCACCTATGAGAAGGTTTTTAAGGTCACCAAATCTAGTAGAGTGTAATGGAAAATTGTTGCTAGTTGCTGGTGTTGAGAAGAGTAAGTTGAATGTTCCAAAGAGTTTGAGGGTTTGGAGTTTACAAGGATGTGGGAGTGTTTGGGTTGAAACAGAGAGAA
It includes:
- the LOC101505902 gene encoding protein UNUSUAL FLORAL ORGANS, encoding MEGFHPSMNMNMNMNMNMNMNPSFSYTFPITSGTPNITTNTTTSIATNYNTTTPWMNSRIWSKLPQRLLDRIIAFLPPPAFFRARSVCKRFYSLLFSNTFLELYLQVSPPSHWFLFFKHKTKKTNIYKNNNNVTTTTTTTTASTNDSFECYLFDPKEMSWYRISSALIPCGFSPSSSSSGLLCWVSDESGPKTMLLNNPLLGSITQLPATLIPRLFPSIGLTITPSSIDVTVAGDDMISPYAVKNLTSESFHIDASGFYSIWGTNSCLPRLCSLESGRMVYSQGKFYCMNCSPFSVLCYDVSLNTWFKIQAPMRRFLRSPNLVECNGKLLLVAGVEKSKLNVPKSLRVWSLQGCGSVWVETERMPQQLYVEFCEMEIGNNGFECVGNGEFIVIMIKGRSDNKGLVYDMLRKRWQWIPTCPYVGYDGFELHAFAYEPKLATPVTALLDQLAMPLPHF